One Rhodobacteraceae bacterium M385 genomic region harbors:
- a CDS encoding phosphodiester glycosidase family protein — protein MIRTLLLATFLFAPTISAAQCETVLFDDAEFTACEVEMTGADVRLFLRDEAGEVLGTFGRVESLLPEGARLDVAMNAGMFHEDRSPVGLYVENGEEEMRIITSDGPGNFGLLPNGVLCLEEGQATVVESRAFAESPQPCRHATQSGPMLVIDGELHPRFLEDSDSYNIRNGVGVNAEGDRMWMVISDQAVNFHHFARFFRDYLETPNALYFDGRVSRLYAPEIGRSDLGFPVGPILGVVVDGTVDAGQGDG, from the coding sequence ATGATCCGCACCCTTTTGTTGGCGACCTTCCTTTTTGCCCCCACGATCAGCGCCGCTCAATGTGAAACGGTGCTTTTTGACGATGCAGAATTCACCGCCTGCGAGGTCGAGATGACCGGTGCAGACGTGCGCCTGTTCTTGCGCGATGAAGCCGGCGAGGTGCTTGGCACCTTTGGCCGCGTGGAAAGCCTTCTGCCGGAAGGGGCGCGGCTGGATGTGGCCATGAATGCGGGCATGTTCCATGAAGATCGGTCCCCCGTCGGGCTCTACGTCGAAAACGGGGAAGAGGAGATGCGGATCATCACCTCGGATGGGCCGGGTAACTTTGGCCTTCTGCCTAACGGCGTGCTTTGCCTGGAGGAAGGCCAAGCGACGGTGGTTGAAAGCCGCGCCTTTGCCGAGAGCCCGCAACCATGCCGCCACGCGACGCAGTCGGGACCGATGCTGGTCATTGATGGGGAATTGCATCCGCGATTTCTGGAAGATAGCGACAGCTACAACATCCGCAACGGCGTTGGCGTGAATGCGGAAGGCGACCGGATGTGGATGGTAATCTCGGACCAAGCCGTAAACTTCCATCATTTCGCGCGGTTCTTCCGGGATTATCTGGAGACGCCTAACGCGCTTTATTTCGATGGCCGTGTCTCGCGCCTTTATGCGCCCGAAATTGGGCGCTCGGACCTCGGGTTTCCCGTGGGGCCGATCCTGGGTGTTGTTGTCGACGGAACGGTTGACGCTGGCCAAGGCGACGGGTAG
- the dapB gene encoding 4-hydroxy-tetrahydrodipicolinate reductase — protein sequence MANSESSVGIAVMGASGRMGRMLIETITASDRAHLAAVTERPGHDWVGADLGEALGGAANGVPVVDDPLEAIVKAQAVIDFTSPEATVAHAKLTAQARAVHVIGTTGMSEADIEALDTCAHHACIVRAGNMSLGVNLLVRLTQQVAAALDEDFDIEVVEAHHRHKVDAPSGTALMLGEAAAAGRGVALGDVKDSGRDGITGARNRGDIGFSAIRGGDVVGEHDVIFAADGERIVLRHLATDRAIFSRGALKAALWGQGRAPGHYSMMSVLGLA from the coding sequence ATGGCCAATTCAGAATCTAGCGTAGGCATCGCCGTGATGGGCGCGTCGGGCCGCATGGGGCGGATGTTGATTGAAACGATCACCGCATCAGACCGCGCCCATTTGGCCGCCGTGACGGAACGGCCCGGCCACGATTGGGTTGGCGCGGACCTAGGAGAGGCCTTGGGCGGGGCGGCCAATGGCGTGCCGGTGGTTGATGATCCCCTAGAGGCCATTGTGAAAGCCCAAGCGGTGATTGATTTCACCTCGCCCGAGGCAACCGTCGCCCATGCGAAGCTGACCGCTCAGGCCCGGGCCGTGCACGTAATTGGTACAACGGGCATGTCCGAGGCGGATATCGAGGCGCTGGACACCTGCGCCCATCACGCCTGCATCGTGCGGGCGGGCAACATGAGCCTTGGGGTGAACCTGCTGGTGCGCCTGACGCAACAGGTCGCCGCCGCCTTGGACGAGGATTTCGACATCGAAGTGGTCGAGGCACACCACCGCCACAAGGTTGATGCCCCATCGGGCACCGCGCTTATGCTTGGCGAAGCCGCCGCCGCAGGACGCGGCGTTGCTTTGGGCGATGTGAAAGACAGCGGGCGGGACGGGATCACTGGCGCACGTAATAGGGGCGACATCGGCTTTTCCGCGATTCGCGGGGGCGATGTTGTGGGCGAGCATGACGTGATCTTTGCCGCCGATGGAGAACGGATCGTCCTGCGCCACCTTGCCACCGACCGCGCGATTTTCTCTCGTGGGGCGCTGAAGGCCGCGCTTTGGGGGCAAGGACGCGCGCCGGGGCACTATTCGATGATGTCGGTGCTGGGACTGGCCTGA
- the rbfA gene encoding 30S ribosome-binding factor RbfA encodes MARSKNQNGPSKSQRQLRVGELIRRTLSTVLARAEVHDPVLNAMSITVGEVRTSSDLKIATVYVMPLGGSGKDEAIEALKRNKGELRRLLGKDLKLKYLPDLRFVIDQTFDQMDATREMLSRAEVRRDVELVRDEDDEEGDA; translated from the coding sequence ATGGCACGTAGTAAGAACCAGAACGGCCCAAGCAAGTCGCAACGACAGCTTCGGGTCGGTGAATTGATCCGCCGCACATTGTCCACTGTGCTGGCGCGGGCCGAGGTGCATGACCCGGTCCTGAACGCGATGTCGATCACCGTGGGAGAGGTGCGGACCTCATCCGATCTGAAGATCGCCACGGTCTACGTGATGCCTTTGGGCGGATCGGGCAAGGACGAGGCGATCGAGGCATTGAAGCGCAACAAGGGTGAGTTGCGGCGGCTGCTGGGGAAAGACCTGAAGCTGAAGTATCTGCCGGACCTGCGCTTTGTGATCGATCAGACCTTCGACCAGATGGACGCGACCCGCGAAATGCTGTCGCGTGCCGAAGTGCGCCGCGATGTCGAATTGGTGCGGGATGAGGATGACGAAGAGGGGGACGCATGA
- a CDS encoding DUF1674 domain-containing protein, with translation MSDPKDLTPEATRALAEAEERRAKTKEATLPTELGGRDGPEPVRYGDWERKGIAVDF, from the coding sequence ATGAGCGATCCCAAGGACCTGACCCCAGAAGCCACCCGTGCCCTTGCCGAGGCGGAAGAGCGCCGCGCGAAGACGAAAGAGGCGACACTGCCGACAGAGCTTGGCGGCCGCGACGGGCCGGAGCCCGTGCGCTACGGCGACTGGGAGCGCAAAGGCATCGCCGTCGATTTCTAA
- a CDS encoding 16S rRNA methyltransferase yields the protein MKARPAALILLNAVLRDRQILGQVEVPAEGAEAARASRLALAVLRNLGAVDALLKPYTQRKPQIGVHNILRLGAVELLVNGEDAHGVVSDLVGISKTQPHTRKAQGMVNAILRKVATEGPEAWAKTQPQRLPPWLDKALRKRIGAEGIKAIEAAQAKMPPIDLTPRDADFTLEGADVLPTGSLRLHNHPQVSALPGYAEGKFWVQDAAAAVPVKLLGDVKGKKVLDICAAPGGKTMQLAAAGADVTALDISGPRMKRVAENLARTQLSATLETGDAFQHQGTYDAILLDAPCSATGTIRRHPDLPFVKSGDEIEPLTKLQMQMIDHALILLKPGGTLVYCTCSLLPVEGEFQIKAALKRHEGLSIIPTDPTAIGGDAAWASDEGGLRLWPSYWADKGGMDGFYMAALRLS from the coding sequence ATGAAAGCGCGTCCCGCTGCCCTAATCCTGCTTAACGCCGTCCTGAGAGATCGTCAGATCCTGGGTCAGGTCGAGGTGCCGGCCGAAGGGGCCGAGGCCGCCCGAGCGAGCCGTTTGGCCCTGGCCGTATTGCGCAATCTGGGCGCGGTGGATGCCTTGTTGAAGCCCTACACCCAACGCAAACCCCAGATCGGGGTGCATAACATCCTGCGGCTCGGCGCGGTGGAGTTGTTGGTGAACGGCGAAGACGCCCACGGCGTCGTGAGTGATTTGGTCGGCATCTCCAAGACCCAGCCCCATACCCGCAAGGCGCAGGGCATGGTGAACGCGATCCTGCGCAAGGTTGCTACGGAAGGGCCCGAAGCATGGGCCAAGACCCAACCGCAGCGCTTGCCGCCCTGGCTCGACAAAGCACTGCGTAAGCGGATCGGGGCCGAGGGGATCAAGGCGATCGAGGCCGCGCAAGCGAAGATGCCGCCGATTGATCTGACCCCGCGCGACGCCGATTTCACACTGGAAGGGGCGGACGTTCTGCCGACCGGCTCCTTACGGCTGCACAACCATCCGCAGGTCAGCGCCTTGCCCGGCTATGCCGAGGGCAAGTTCTGGGTTCAAGATGCAGCCGCCGCCGTTCCGGTGAAGCTACTAGGCGACGTGAAGGGCAAGAAAGTGCTCGACATCTGCGCCGCGCCCGGTGGCAAGACCATGCAGCTGGCCGCCGCCGGGGCCGATGTCACCGCGCTCGACATTTCCGGCCCGCGTATGAAGCGGGTGGCCGAAAACCTCGCCCGGACGCAGCTTTCCGCGACCCTCGAGACAGGGGATGCCTTCCAGCATCAAGGCACCTACGACGCCATCCTTCTGGATGCGCCTTGTTCTGCCACTGGCACGATTCGCCGCCATCCCGATTTGCCCTTCGTTAAATCCGGCGATGAGATTGAGCCGTTGACCAAGCTGCAAATGCAGATGATCGACCATGCCCTGATCCTGCTCAAACCCGGCGGCACGCTGGTCTATTGCACCTGCTCGTTGCTGCCCGTCGAGGGCGAGTTCCAGATCAAGGCCGCCCTTAAACGGCACGAAGGCCTCTCGATCATCCCAACCGATCCCACCGCCATCGGTGGCGATGCGGCATGGGCCAGCGACGAAGGGGGCCTGCGCCTCTGGCCGTCCTATTGGGCGGATAAAGGCGGGATGGACGGCTTCTATATGGCCGCACTGCGCCTGTCGTGA
- a CDS encoding heparinase II/III family protein: protein MQGFLWQPEVRFPGSAARGRQLMAGNFRLGGALIEAPDTSPWDITAPNDDFEAALHGFHWLDDLAAVPDGAGRDTAQLWLSQWVDRYGKGQGPGWSADLTGRRQIRWITHALFLMNGQRPPETKLFHLALSRQTNFLAKRWHRASPGLPRFEALTGLIYSACALIGMETVLDPALQGLAQECATQIDAQGGIVTRNPEELLEVFVLLTWIAQILQETGKRADPAVDTAILRIAPTLRAMRHADGSLVRAHGGGRGAPGRLIGALVQSGVRPARIKGLAMGYARMASGRVTVIADAAPPMMGPGSTNAHAGTLAFEMASANHPVIVNAGSGAAFGADWRRAGRATVSHSTVSLEGYSSSRFAHKASDVPPERQGFAEGPTDVSIQVSEIAGGEGIVLSHDGWRRTHGLVHLRSLTLEDNGNLLRGEDGLAALDGDDRNRFTRVNRNLPSDVGLRFAARFHLHPDVVAELDMGGAAISLTLPTDEVWVFRHGGEAKMSIMPSIYFDDTRLKPRATKQIVLTSRVRGYGAAVSWSIARPSALLPAPDLSL, encoded by the coding sequence ATGCAGGGTTTCCTGTGGCAACCCGAGGTGCGCTTCCCCGGCTCTGCCGCCCGTGGTCGGCAGTTGATGGCCGGCAACTTCCGCCTTGGCGGCGCATTAATCGAAGCTCCCGATACCAGCCCGTGGGACATCACCGCGCCCAATGATGATTTCGAAGCCGCGCTGCATGGGTTCCATTGGCTCGATGATCTGGCCGCTGTCCCTGACGGCGCTGGCCGTGACACCGCGCAGCTTTGGCTGTCACAATGGGTGGATCGTTACGGCAAAGGCCAGGGGCCGGGGTGGAGCGCCGATTTAACCGGGCGTCGGCAAATCCGCTGGATCACCCATGCTTTGTTCCTGATGAACGGTCAGCGCCCGCCTGAGACCAAGCTCTTTCACCTTGCATTGTCTCGGCAGACCAACTTTCTGGCGAAACGCTGGCATCGCGCCTCGCCGGGATTGCCCCGGTTCGAGGCCCTGACCGGGCTGATCTATTCGGCCTGCGCCCTGATCGGGATGGAAACGGTTCTTGACCCCGCGCTGCAAGGGTTGGCGCAGGAATGCGCCACGCAGATTGACGCCCAAGGCGGCATCGTCACGCGCAACCCGGAGGAATTGCTTGAGGTCTTCGTTCTGCTCACCTGGATTGCTCAGATCCTGCAAGAAACCGGCAAGCGGGCCGACCCGGCCGTGGACACTGCTATCCTTCGCATCGCGCCGACGTTGCGGGCCATGCGCCATGCCGATGGTAGCCTCGTGCGGGCCCATGGCGGCGGGCGCGGCGCGCCGGGGCGGTTGATCGGAGCACTGGTGCAATCGGGCGTCCGGCCCGCACGAATCAAGGGCCTGGCGATGGGCTATGCGCGTATGGCCTCGGGCCGGGTGACGGTGATTGCCGACGCGGCCCCGCCGATGATGGGCCCGGGGTCGACCAACGCCCACGCAGGCACCTTGGCGTTTGAAATGGCCTCGGCCAATCACCCCGTAATCGTGAACGCAGGCTCTGGCGCGGCGTTTGGGGCCGATTGGCGGCGGGCCGGGCGGGCGACGGTCAGCCATTCCACCGTATCGCTTGAGGGGTACTCCTCGTCGCGGTTCGCTCACAAAGCATCGGACGTGCCGCCCGAGCGGCAGGGCTTTGCCGAAGGGCCAACTGATGTGTCGATCCAAGTGTCGGAAATTGCCGGGGGCGAAGGTATCGTGCTGTCCCACGATGGCTGGCGGCGCACCCACGGGCTGGTGCATTTGCGGTCCCTGACACTGGAAGACAACGGCAACCTTTTGCGCGGCGAAGACGGGTTGGCGGCGCTGGACGGCGATGACCGCAACCGGTTCACCCGGGTCAACCGTAACCTGCCCTCAGACGTGGGTCTGCGCTTTGCCGCAAGGTTCCACCTGCACCCCGATGTGGTCGCGGAATTGGACATGGGCGGCGCGGCGATCTCGCTGACACTGCCCACTGACGAGGTCTGGGTCTTCCGCCATGGCGGCGAGGCCAAGATGTCGATCATGCCGTCAATCTATTTCGACGACACACGGCTGAAGCCACGCGCGACAAAACAGATCGTTTTAACGTCTCGCGTCAGGGGGTATGGAGCGGCTGTCAGCTGGTCCATCGCCCGCCCCTCTGCGTTGCTGCCAGCCCCAGACCTGTCCTTGTGA